A genome region from Pseudomonas anguilliseptica includes the following:
- a CDS encoding DUF1294 domain-containing protein, with the protein MGRWVCWVVAWLIAAQAQSAVYKCVQPDGVVLYSDQPCSIAHSNLALSVSNYANYPPLLQGVAQLWHERVQPLLVGVDVLAILALVYGLMSLICFIAYYRDKQFAIKGQQRTPQARLHLYELLGGWPGGLLAQRLIRHKNRKLSYQLLFWLIVLLHLSLVGLVLWLSNTSAGG; encoded by the coding sequence GTGGGCCGCTGGGTCTGCTGGGTTGTTGCGTGGTTAATCGCCGCGCAGGCCCAGAGCGCGGTGTACAAATGCGTGCAGCCTGACGGTGTGGTGCTCTACAGTGATCAGCCTTGCAGCATCGCCCATAGCAATCTGGCCTTGAGTGTCAGCAATTACGCCAACTACCCGCCGCTGCTGCAGGGTGTGGCGCAGCTCTGGCACGAGCGGGTTCAACCACTGCTGGTCGGGGTTGATGTGCTGGCCATACTGGCGCTGGTTTACGGGCTGATGAGCCTGATCTGCTTTATCGCCTACTACCGCGACAAACAGTTCGCCATCAAGGGCCAGCAGCGCACGCCCCAGGCGCGCCTGCATCTGTATGAGTTGCTGGGCGGCTGGCCCGGCGGGTTGCTGGCGCAGCGGCTGATTCGGCACAAGAACCGCAAGCTGAGTTATCAGCTGCTGTTCTGGTTGATCGTCCTGCTGCACCTGTCTCTGGTGGGGCTGGTGCTATGGCTGAGCAATACATCTGCAGGCGGCTGA
- a CDS encoding DEAD/DEAH box helicase, with product MFSQFALHERLLKAVAELNFVEPTPVQMAAIPLALQGKDLRVIAQTGSGKTAAFVLPMLNRLLGDGASQPRMSVRAMILLPTRELAQQTLKEVERFAQFTFLKGGLITGGEDFKVQAAMLRKVDILIGTPGRLIEHANAGNLLLDEVEVLVLDEADRMLDMGFAEDVQRLGELCNAERQTLLFSATSGGAALREVIGKVLKEPEHLQLNRVSQLNEGTRQQIITADHNHHKERLVEWLLKNETYDKAIIFTNTRVQADRLYGKLVAHDFKTFVLHGEKDQKDRKLAIDRLKQGAVKILVATDVAARGLDVDGLDLVINFDMPRSGDEYVHRIGRTGRAGAEGLAISLICHNDWALMSSIERYLKQRFERRNIKDLKGIYQGPKNLKASGKAVGPKKKKIDPKTGKKLATKKPAAKAPKRNTINRPKPDASVLVSQDGLAPLKRRTPAAE from the coding sequence GTGTTTTCCCAATTCGCCCTGCATGAACGCCTGCTCAAAGCCGTGGCCGAGCTTAACTTTGTCGAGCCCACCCCGGTGCAGATGGCGGCCATTCCGCTGGCGCTGCAAGGAAAAGACTTGCGGGTTATTGCGCAAACCGGCAGCGGCAAGACCGCAGCCTTTGTGCTGCCAATGCTCAATCGTTTGCTCGGCGATGGTGCTTCCCAGCCACGCATGAGTGTTCGCGCGATGATTCTGTTGCCGACCCGTGAGCTGGCCCAGCAGACCTTGAAAGAAGTCGAGCGTTTTGCCCAGTTCACCTTCCTCAAGGGCGGGCTGATCACCGGTGGGGAAGACTTCAAGGTGCAGGCCGCCATGCTGCGCAAGGTCGACATCCTGATCGGTACGCCGGGTCGCCTGATCGAACACGCCAACGCCGGCAACCTGCTGCTTGATGAAGTCGAAGTGCTGGTGCTCGATGAAGCAGACCGCATGCTCGACATGGGCTTTGCCGAGGACGTGCAACGCCTGGGTGAACTGTGCAATGCCGAGCGCCAGACCTTGCTGTTCTCCGCCACCAGTGGCGGCGCCGCTCTGCGTGAAGTGATCGGCAAGGTGCTGAAAGAGCCTGAGCACCTGCAGCTCAACCGCGTCAGCCAGCTCAACGAAGGCACGCGCCAGCAGATCATCACCGCTGACCATAACCACCATAAAGAGCGTCTGGTCGAGTGGTTGCTGAAGAACGAGACCTACGACAAGGCGATCATCTTCACCAATACCCGCGTCCAGGCCGACCGCCTGTACGGCAAGTTGGTTGCCCACGACTTCAAGACCTTTGTGTTGCACGGTGAGAAGGACCAAAAGGATCGCAAGCTGGCCATCGACCGTCTCAAGCAAGGCGCGGTGAAGATTCTGGTGGCCACCGATGTGGCGGCCCGTGGCCTGGATGTCGATGGCCTGGACCTGGTGATCAACTTCGATATGCCGCGCTCTGGCGACGAATATGTACACCGTATCGGTCGTACCGGCCGTGCTGGCGCCGAAGGTCTGGCGATCTCGCTGATCTGCCACAACGACTGGGCGCTGATGTCGAGTATCGAGCGCTACCTCAAGCAGCGTTTCGAACGCCGCAATATCAAGGACCTCAAGGGCATCTACCAGGGCCCGAAAAACCTCAAGGCGTCCGGTAAAGCGGTTGGCCCGAAGAAGAAAAAGATCGACCCGAAAACCGGCAAGAAGCTCGCCACGAAAAAGCCTGCCGCCAAGGCGCCGAAGCGCAACACCATCAACCGGCCGAAACCTGATGCGTCGGTACTGGTCAGCCAGGATGGCCTGGCCCCGCTGAAGCGCCGTACACCAGCTGCCGAGTAA
- the rarD gene encoding EamA family transporter RarD, with product MQLSGRGVALSIIASVLFAVVPGYVRLLAPLDGLQVFAQRVLWSMPAVLLLITLSRQWPVLLAACARVRREPLLLASLPLAALLMGIQWALFVWAPLAGRMLEVSLGYFLLPLAMVLAGRVFYGERLRPLQRLAVFCALLGVTHELWLTQAFSWVVMVTVLGYPPYFMLRRWMRLDVLSGFVFEMLFMAPVAIWLVLQWSPPQLFAQAPQLWWLLPGLAVISSLAFAAMMAASRLLPMGLFGILSYVEPVLLFLVALLFLGEQFNSAQWLTYLPIWLAVLLVGWDSARLLIKQARQGL from the coding sequence ATGCAGCTGTCTGGGCGCGGTGTGGCGCTGTCGATTATTGCCTCGGTGTTGTTTGCCGTGGTGCCCGGCTATGTGCGGCTGTTGGCACCGCTCGATGGTTTGCAGGTGTTTGCCCAGCGGGTGCTCTGGTCGATGCCGGCGGTGTTGCTGCTGATTACCCTGTCGCGGCAATGGCCGGTGCTGCTCGCCGCCTGCGCTCGTGTGCGGCGTGAGCCGTTACTGTTGGCCAGCCTGCCGCTGGCAGCGCTGCTGATGGGTATTCAGTGGGCGCTGTTTGTCTGGGCGCCACTGGCCGGGCGCATGCTGGAAGTGTCGCTGGGCTACTTCCTGCTGCCGTTGGCGATGGTGCTGGCCGGACGGGTGTTCTATGGCGAGCGACTGCGGCCGTTGCAGCGCCTGGCAGTGTTCTGCGCCTTGCTCGGCGTGACCCATGAGTTGTGGCTGACCCAGGCGTTTTCCTGGGTGGTGATGGTCACGGTGTTGGGTTATCCGCCGTACTTCATGCTGCGCCGCTGGATGCGCCTGGATGTCTTGTCTGGTTTTGTCTTCGAGATGCTGTTTATGGCACCGGTGGCGATCTGGCTGGTGCTGCAATGGAGCCCGCCGCAGCTGTTTGCCCAGGCGCCGCAGCTGTGGTGGCTGCTGCCGGGGCTGGCGGTCATCAGCTCGCTGGCGTTTGCCGCGATGATGGCCGCCAGTCGCCTGCTGCCAATGGGCCTGTTCGGCATTCTCAGTTATGTCGAGCCGGTGCTGCTGTTTCTCGTAGCGCTGCTGTTTCTCGGCGAACAGTTCAACAGCGCGCAATGGCTGACCTATCTGCCGATCTGGCTGGCGGTGCTGCTGGTCGGCTGGGACAGCGCGCGGCTGCTGATCAAGCAGGCGCGGCAAGGTTTATAG
- a CDS encoding FMN-dependent NADH-azoreductase, whose protein sequence is MANVLVIESSARQQGSVSRQLTAQFIADWSAANPADQIKVRDLAVDQVPHLDANLLGGWMTPAGQQSEAEQAALALSNLLTDELLAADVLVLAAPMYNFAIPSTLKAWLDHVLRAGVTFKYSETGPQGLLSGKRAFVLTARGGIYAGGTQDHQEPYLRQALAFVGIHDVSFIHAEGLNLGGDFLEKGLNQAKAQLAQAI, encoded by the coding sequence ATGGCAAACGTCCTGGTAATTGAAAGCAGCGCCCGTCAGCAAGGTTCGGTTTCTCGTCAGCTGACAGCACAATTTATTGCCGACTGGTCGGCTGCCAACCCGGCTGACCAAATCAAGGTGCGTGACCTCGCGGTTGATCAGGTGCCGCACCTCGACGCCAATCTGCTGGGCGGCTGGATGACCCCGGCCGGGCAGCAGAGTGAAGCCGAGCAGGCTGCGCTGGCGCTGTCCAACCTGCTGACCGACGAGCTGCTGGCCGCCGATGTGCTGGTGCTGGCCGCGCCCATGTACAACTTCGCCATCCCCAGCACCCTGAAGGCCTGGCTCGACCATGTGCTGCGTGCGGGTGTGACCTTCAAGTACAGCGAAACCGGCCCGCAAGGCCTGCTCAGTGGCAAGCGCGCCTTTGTCCTGACCGCCCGTGGCGGCATTTATGCCGGCGGTACCCAGGATCATCAGGAACCCTACCTGCGTCAGGCGCTGGCCTTTGTCGGCATTCACGATGTCAGCTTTATCCACGCCGAAGGCCTCAACCTGGGCGGCGACTTTCTCGAGAAAGGCCTGAACCAGGCCAAGGCGCAACTGGCCCAGGCCATCTGA
- a CDS encoding 3-phosphoglycerate kinase — protein sequence MKKLCCALLACLPLTVMAYPIEVEKQLNGAEVSATTQEIDHNMGGLQLYNYGRSDAKCTAVFRNGPEAPRSRKVSLAAGESNSLAVKFSRSIIKLRVKLTCEIS from the coding sequence ATGAAAAAGCTCTGTTGCGCACTGCTGGCCTGCCTGCCGCTGACTGTAATGGCCTACCCGATCGAGGTGGAGAAACAGCTCAATGGCGCTGAAGTCTCGGCCACCACCCAGGAAATCGACCACAACATGGGCGGCTTGCAGCTGTACAACTATGGCCGCAGCGATGCCAAGTGCACGGCGGTATTTCGCAACGGCCCAGAAGCGCCGCGCAGCCGCAAGGTCAGCCTGGCTGCCGGTGAAAGCAACAGCCTGGCGGTGAAGTTCAGCCGCAGCATTATCAAGCTGCGGGTCAAACTGACCTGCGAAATCAGTTAA
- a CDS encoding LysR family transcriptional regulator has protein sequence MKAPRVTLDQWRTLQAVVDHGGFAQAAEVLHRSQSSVSYTVARMQEQLGVPLLRIDGRKAVLTEAGDVLLRRSRQLVKQASQLEDLAHHMEQGWEAEVRLVVDAAYPNARLVRALTAFMPQSRGCRVRLREEVLSGVEEVLKDGMADLAISALNIPGFLGAEMSTVEFVAVAHPDHPLHRLQRVVTFQDLEAQMQVVIRDSGRQQPRDVGWLGAEQRWTVGSLATAATFVSNGLGFAWLPRHLIERELKDGQLKPLPLDQGGSRNPLFFLYSNKDKPLGPATQILVELIQRFDAAPLNAAFAAPLPNA, from the coding sequence ATGAAAGCTCCCCGCGTAACCCTCGACCAATGGCGCACCCTGCAGGCAGTGGTCGACCATGGCGGCTTTGCTCAGGCCGCCGAGGTGCTGCACCGCTCACAATCCTCTGTCAGCTACACCGTGGCGCGTATGCAGGAGCAGCTGGGCGTACCGCTGCTGCGTATCGATGGACGCAAGGCGGTGCTCACCGAAGCCGGTGACGTGCTACTGCGCCGCTCGCGGCAACTGGTCAAACAGGCCAGTCAACTGGAGGACCTGGCCCACCATATGGAACAGGGCTGGGAGGCCGAAGTGCGCCTGGTGGTCGATGCCGCCTACCCCAATGCCCGCCTGGTGCGCGCGCTGACCGCCTTTATGCCGCAAAGCCGTGGCTGTCGGGTACGTCTGCGCGAGGAAGTGCTGTCCGGCGTGGAAGAAGTGCTCAAGGATGGCATGGCTGACCTCGCCATCAGCGCGCTGAACATTCCCGGTTTTCTCGGTGCTGAAATGAGCACGGTGGAGTTTGTCGCCGTGGCCCACCCCGATCACCCGCTGCACCGCCTGCAGCGGGTCGTAACCTTCCAGGACCTGGAAGCCCAGATGCAGGTGGTGATCCGCGATTCTGGGCGCCAGCAGCCGCGCGACGTTGGCTGGCTCGGCGCCGAACAGCGCTGGACGGTCGGCAGCCTGGCCACCGCTGCCACCTTTGTCAGCAACGGCCTGGGCTTTGCCTGGTTGCCGCGCCACCTGATCGAACGCGAGCTCAAGGACGGCCAGCTCAAGCCCCTGCCGCTGGATCAAGGTGGCAGCCGCAACCCGCTGTTCTTCCTCTATTCAAACAAAGACAAGCCCCTGGGCCCGGCCACGCAGATTCTCGTCGAGCTGATCCAGCGCTTCGATGCCGCCCCTTTGAATGCAGCCTTTGCTGCGCCCCTGCCCAACGCCTGA
- a CDS encoding 7-cyano-7-deazaguanine/7-aminomethyl-7-deazaguanine transporter: MLITAPQRLRNALIALVLFHILIIIASNYLVQLPITLLGWHTTWGAFSFPFIFLATDLTVRLLGKQAARRVIARVMLPALLISYIVSVLFQEASFRGFGALLEFNEFVLRISIASFLAYVLGQFLDIQVFDRLRQLSLWWVAPTVSTVLGNLLDTYAFFSVAFWNSSNPFMAKHWVEIATVDYGVKLVVSLLLFVPLYGMLLNAILRILAGRDGRTPPATPANSGPH; encoded by the coding sequence ATGCTTATTACCGCCCCGCAGCGCCTACGCAATGCGCTTATTGCACTGGTGTTGTTTCATATCCTGATCATCATCGCCAGTAACTACCTGGTGCAGCTGCCGATCACCCTGCTCGGCTGGCACACCACCTGGGGCGCATTCAGCTTCCCGTTTATCTTCCTGGCCACCGACCTGACCGTACGCCTGCTCGGCAAACAGGCGGCGCGCCGGGTGATTGCCCGGGTAATGCTGCCGGCGCTACTGATTTCCTACATCGTTTCGGTGCTGTTTCAGGAAGCCAGCTTTCGCGGCTTCGGCGCCTTGCTGGAGTTCAACGAGTTCGTCCTGCGCATTTCTATCGCCAGCTTTCTGGCCTATGTGCTCGGGCAGTTCCTCGATATTCAAGTATTCGACCGCCTGCGCCAGCTGTCGCTATGGTGGGTAGCGCCAACAGTCTCGACCGTCCTTGGCAACCTGCTGGATACCTACGCGTTCTTCTCGGTGGCGTTCTGGAACAGCAGCAACCCGTTTATGGCCAAGCACTGGGTGGAAATCGCCACGGTCGATTACGGGGTCAAACTGGTCGTCAGCCTGCTGCTGTTCGTGCCACTCTACGGCATGTTGCTCAACGCCATTCTGCGCATATTGGCTGGACGCGATGGCCGTACTCCACCCGCCACACCGGCCAACTCTGGGCCACACTGA
- a CDS encoding zinc-dependent alcohol dehydrogenase family protein, which translates to MLKAEYQTRGPAPQEVIAAVALQLPEPGAGQVRIKVLAAPINPSDVLTLTGEYGMLPPLPAIGGNEGVGRVEALGVEVSNLKIGQMVLLPVGCGTWVSHLNAPANKLIPLPEADPQQLAMLTVNPPTASLMLSQFVDLKPGDWVIQNAANSGVGSYLIQLAKLRGFKTINVVRRESAVAGVEAEGGDVVLVDGPNLAKRVRAATGGANVRLGIDAVGGESTDHLAASLCEGGVLVNYGMMSRQPCQVSPASFVFRDVSLRGFWLAKWFQNASQAEQMKVFGELVQLIASGKLHTRVAATYDVSEIKQAVAAAASGERDGKILIVPK; encoded by the coding sequence ATGCTTAAAGCCGAGTATCAAACCCGCGGGCCCGCTCCTCAGGAAGTAATCGCCGCCGTTGCGCTGCAGCTACCTGAGCCTGGCGCCGGCCAAGTGCGTATCAAGGTACTGGCTGCGCCGATCAACCCATCCGATGTGCTTACCCTGACCGGCGAATACGGCATGCTGCCGCCGTTGCCAGCGATTGGCGGTAACGAAGGGGTTGGCCGGGTGGAAGCGCTGGGCGTCGAAGTCAGCAACCTGAAGATTGGCCAGATGGTGCTGTTGCCGGTGGGCTGCGGCACCTGGGTCAGCCATTTGAATGCGCCGGCCAATAAACTGATTCCCCTGCCGGAAGCCGATCCTCAGCAACTGGCCATGCTCACGGTCAACCCGCCGACCGCCTCTCTGATGCTCAGTCAATTCGTCGACCTCAAGCCCGGCGATTGGGTGATCCAGAACGCCGCCAACTCCGGCGTCGGCAGCTACCTGATCCAGCTGGCCAAGCTGCGCGGCTTCAAAACCATCAACGTGGTACGCCGTGAGTCAGCAGTGGCCGGCGTTGAGGCAGAAGGCGGTGACGTGGTACTGGTCGATGGCCCGAACCTTGCCAAGCGAGTGCGCGCAGCCACTGGCGGTGCAAACGTGCGCCTGGGTATCGATGCCGTAGGCGGCGAGTCTACCGACCACCTGGCCGCCAGCCTGTGCGAAGGCGGTGTGCTGGTTAACTACGGCATGATGAGCCGCCAGCCGTGTCAGGTATCGCCAGCGTCCTTTGTGTTTCGCGATGTCAGCCTGCGCGGCTTCTGGTTGGCCAAATGGTTCCAGAACGCCAGCCAGGCCGAGCAGATGAAGGTGTTTGGCGAGCTGGTGCAGCTGATCGCCAGCGGCAAGCTACACACTCGGGTCGCCGCCACCTATGACGTCAGCGAGATCAAGCAGGCCGTGGCGGCCGCCGCCAGTGGCGAGCGCGACGGCAAGATCTTGATCGTACCGAAGTAA
- a CDS encoding anti-virulence regulator CigR family protein has protein sequence MYRSLLLTVTSLALAVALNSASAAPKHDKHDKHGGDGGIQVDLRGPSIDIGRVRIILGDNRDLIGPAQSLPPGIRKNLARGKPLPPGIAKRFDNRLLSQLPRYEGYEWQQVGTDVVLVTLATGLIYEILQNVLD, from the coding sequence ATGTACCGTTCCTTGTTGCTAACCGTCACCAGCTTGGCCCTGGCAGTTGCCTTGAACAGTGCCAGCGCCGCCCCAAAACACGACAAGCATGACAAGCACGGTGGCGATGGCGGTATACAGGTTGATCTGCGCGGCCCGAGCATCGATATCGGCCGAGTGCGCATCATTCTTGGTGACAATCGCGACCTGATCGGCCCAGCCCAATCTCTGCCGCCGGGCATCCGCAAGAACCTGGCGCGCGGTAAGCCGCTGCCACCAGGCATTGCCAAGCGCTTCGACAATCGCCTGCTCAGCCAACTGCCGCGCTACGAAGGCTACGAATGGCAGCAGGTCGGCACCGACGTGGTGCTCGTCACCCTGGCTACGGGACTGATCTACGAGATTCTGCAGAACGTGCTGGACTGA